GACTTGTGGTAATGCTGTTAAGGATGCTGACCGTAAAGAGTCTGAGCTTGACTACGAAAATGTTGCCATGTTGGGCTCTAACATAGGCATTGGCAACTTAAAGAAGGTTGCAGCCCTAAATAGGATGGCGGATGAATTCGGCTTAGACACTATTTCCCTTGGCAATGTTATTGGCTTCGCTATGGAGGCTTCTGAAAAGGGATTAATTAGCGAAAAAATTCCATGGGGGAACTACAAGGCTGCTAGAGCTTTAATCGAGGATATCGCATATAAACGCGGTATTGGCGCAATCCTTGCAGAGGGCGTACGTTTTGCAGCTGAAAAAATCGGGGGAAGCTCGAGCCGTTGGGCCATGCATGTTAAAGGGTTAGAAATTTCAGCTTATGACTGTCACGCTGCTCCAGCGATGGCTCTTTCCTATGCCACAAGCCCGATAGGAGCTCATCACAAGGATGCGTGGGTCATATCTTGGGAGGTTAAAGTGGGAAGAGAGCGGTACAGCGAGGAAAAGGTTGATAAAGTTATAGAGTTCCAGCGCATTCGTGGAGGCTTTTTTGAATGTGCCACTGTTTGTAGGCTTCCATGGATTGAGCTTGGTTTTGAGCTTGAATGGTACCCCAAGTTTCTTTATGCAGCAACGGGTCTTGAAGTAAGTTGGGATGAACTGTACCTTGTAGCCGACAGAGTGCACGCTCTAATTCGGGCTTTTTGGGTGCGCGAGTACGGCAAGAACTGGGGTCGGGAAATGGACTTCCCACCTACAAGATGGTTTGAGGAGCCGCTTACAAAGGGTAATTTGAAGGGTGCAAAACTTGACAGGGCAAAATACGAGGTTATGCTCAACATGTACTACCGAAAAAGAGGATGGGATGAAAGGGGAATCCCAACAAAAACTACGCTTGAAAAGCTAGGTTTAAAGGACGTTACAAAACAGCTTAGGAAACGTGTTAAGTTGTGGGAATGAAAGAGGCGCGGATAGCGGCGTTTACGTTAGTATGATTTTGCAAAGTAAACAACCTCTTTCGCTTCCTTGCCACAGTAAACGCAGTTGGAGAACGGCTTTTCCCTTTCGAATGGAATAAGCCTTATGGTTGCGCTTGTCTCCTCTTTTATTTTCTCCTCACATTCTTGGCTACCACACCAAGAAGCTTTTATGAATCCGCCCTTCTCCTTCAACACTTGTTTGAACTCATCGTATGTTTTTACCGGAGTTATCATTTCTTCCAGGAATTTTTTGGCTCTGTTGAATAGATTGTTTTGAACTGCTTGGAGAAGTTGCTGTACCATGTCAACTATCTTCTCTTCTTTTACAACGTGCCTTTCAAAGGTGTCTCTTCTTGCGATTGTCACTTGTCTTTGTTTCACGTCTCTTGGTCCTATCTCGATTCTCAGCGGTACACCTTTTAGCTCCCAGTCGTTAAACTTCCATCCTGGAGTGTACTCCTTTCTATCATCTAGGACCGTGGATATTCCCGCTTTCAGTAGTCTTTCATAGATCTCCTTTGCCTTGGCAAGTATTGTGTTTGTATCAGCGTCTTTGTAGGGTATTGGGATTATAACTACTTGTATGGGGGCTATTTTTGGCGGTAGCACAAGCCCTTTGTCGTCGCCGTGAACCATGACCAAGGCGCCTATAACCCTTGTTGATATGCCCCATGATGTTTGCCATACGTAATGCTCCTTTTCGTCTTCGCCTATGAATTTGATTTCAAAAACTTTTGAGAAGTTTTGTCCAAGATTATGCGATGTGCCCATTTGAAGCGCTCTGCCGTCGGGCATTATAGCCTCCAATGTTGTAGTGTAAAGGGCTCCGGCGAATTTCTCGCTTTCAGTTTTTTTACCTACAAGTACCGGAATTGCCAAATAATTCTCCATCAAGTCCTTGTACTCATTGAGGATTTCCATAACTTCCTTGTCTGCTTCTTCCTTTGTTGCGTGAGCTGTGTGTCCCTCTTGCCATAGGAACTCCCTTGTCCTGAGGAAAAGTTTGGTTGCCTTTGTCTCCCACCTTACAACGCTACACCACTGGTTTAGCTTAATCGGTAGGTCTCTCCAGCTTCTAATCCACTTGGCGTATGTTGCATAAATTATGGTTTCAGATGTTGGTCTTATGGCAAGTCTCTCTTCTAAAGGCGTGTCGCCGCCTATAGTGACCCATGCCACCTCTGGTACAAAACCCGCAAAGTGTTCTGCTTCCTTCTTTAGAAAGCTTTCTGGTATGAATAGTGGGAAATACACGTTTCTATGTCCAGTCCTTTTTATTTTCTCGTTGAAGATTTCTTGGATTTTCTCCCATATGGCATATGAGAGCTCTCTGAAAATCATGCACCCCTTTATTGGCGCATAATCTGCTAGACCAGATTTCAGCACGACTTGGGTGTACCATTCAGAAAAGTCCTCAGACTTTTTGACAGTTATTCCCAAATCTGACATTTCATCATCTCCTCTGCCTTTGTTGTTTGTTGAATATAATTCTAGTGTGAGGTTTGGTTTTTATGCTGGGCGCCCTTTGAAGAAGTTTAGCAAGGTGGAACGTAATCGCCCATTTTCAACCACTCGCATCTAAAAATGCAATCAAATTATTTAAAGTTTCTTTCAACCAGCGGAAACTAATGATAAGTGTTTTAACTGTTACCAACAAATTAAGACTGTAAGCATGCTTTAAGGATGGTCGAATTGAAAGTTCTCCTTATAATCGGAGATGGAATGGCTGACAGACCATTAAAAGAACTAGGCTGGAAAACTCCGCTGGAGGCTGCGCGAAAGCCCTCAATGAACCACATGGCTAGTGTTGGAATCTGCGGAATAATGGACATAATAGCGCCTGGAATTCCGCCAGGAAGCGACACTGCCACACTTGCGCTTCTAGGTTATAGCGCTTTTGAAGTTTATTCGGGCAGGGGCGCTTTCGAAGCTTTGGGGTCTGGAATAGACGTTATGGAAGGGGATGTTTGTTTTAGGTGCAATTTTGCAACAGTGGATGAGAACTTTGTGGTTATGGATAGGAGGGCTGGCAGAATATCCAACTCCGATGCTTCTAAACTTGCAGAAAGCCTCAAAAAAGTCAAGCTTTCGGATTCTTCTGTTAAATTTCTGTTCGCCAACACTGTTCAACATCGTGCGGTTCTCGTTCTGCGCGGTTCAAAACTTTCACGAGCAGTTAGTGACTCCGACCCTGGCGTTGCTGGAGAAAAAGTTTTGGAAGTTAAACCATTAGACGATAATCTTGAGGCAAGGCATACAGCCAAAATCCTCAATGAGCTTATGGGGAGATTTCATGAAACCCTAAAAGAGCACCCAGTAAATAGGGATAGGGTTGCACGTGGACTGCCACCGGCAAATGCAATTTTAGTCAGGGGGGCTGGCACTCTGCCAAAAATTAGGCGGCTTAGCGAGATTTATGGTGTTAAGGCTGTATGTGTTGCTGCAACCTCGCTGATTCGCGGTGTGTGTAGGGCTGCTGGTATGCAACTACTGACAGTTGAGGGTGCCACAGGAACACCGCAGACAGACTACATTGCCAAGGCGAAAGCCGCTGTTCAAGCGTTAGAAGAGAATGATTTGGTGCTGTTGCATGTGAAGGCTCCAGATGTTGCCAGCCACGACGGAAATGTTAAGCAGAAGGTTGAGGTTATCGAGAAAATTGACAGAATGCTTTCTTACGTACTAAACAAGGTTGATTTGGGCGAAACTTATGTGGCTTTGACGGCTGACCACACGACATCATGTATGACAGGCAGTCATGAAGGCGACCCGGTTCCAGTGGCCATAATGGGTCCGTATGTGCGCAGCGATGACGTTGAAGAATTTAGCGAGAGGACATGTGCAAAAGGCGGTTTGGGAAGACTTAAAGGGAAAGACTTGATGCCAATCTTGATGAATTTTATTGGTAAGGTTAAAAAGTTTGGTGCCTAGTTCACCGCACTGGCATGAGACGCCATTCTCGATAATCCGTAATTACCTTGATGTACCCTCTAAGCATATTGTCTGTTTCCGTGTCTCCGGTGTCAACCCTCAAAACTCCGCCTTCTATATCGCGAAGCTTACTTTTTGTTGCCGCAACAATTATCTTACTTTTTCCAACACGCTTTATGATTTCTGGGCTTATCTGCTGGTTTCCTCTACCTAGAAGGATGCCCTGTCGCCCTATTGGCGACAAGATTATCCATGTGTTCTGCCAGTCTTCAATGCTTTCTAAAATCTTCTTCTCGTCCACGTCCAATACGATTTTACCATTTTTGTATATGTCAACACCCAAGACTGTTTTGGGAACGTCGAGCAGCTCGGCTATGCATTTCACAGTTGTTCCTGGTCCAAGGATGTAGGTGGCGTTGGGCTGCATCTCCTCAACTATTGATTTGGCTATTGCCATCTGGTTCTCTTTTTCATCAACCGTTTCCGGGCTGACCTGTTTGCTTCCCTGAATCCTCATAGGTAGGAAGGGTCCCTTCAAAAAGCCGTAAAGCCTAACCGCGAAAGTGTCGCTTCTTATGGCGGTTTCATCGGCATCCATCACCTCAAACTCTGTTGTTTCCGCTTCACCT
This sequence is a window from Candidatus Bathyarchaeia archaeon. Protein-coding genes within it:
- a CDS encoding aldehyde ferredoxin oxidoreductase family protein — translated: MYGWNGKFLRVNLTKQKAVVKEYDAAMARNYLGGRGFAAKILWDELKPGVDPLSPENRLIFAAGPLTGFALPSSGKMVVAAKSPLTGGYGDGNVGTYAAVQMRRAGYDAIIIEGKAEAPTVLLVEDGTIEFLDAKELWGLNAFETEDRLRSVYGATAGILVIGQGGENLVRFANIVSQKGRGGGRPGIGAVMGSKNLKAVVMVGSGELPAAHPKDLKELGAEAYREVLTKPNYAFWKRQGTMMTIEWSQENSVLPTYNFSEGVFEDAEAIGGFFMEKIKSSQRGCPNCNMTCGNAVKDADRKESELDYENVAMLGSNIGIGNLKKVAALNRMADEFGLDTISLGNVIGFAMEASEKGLISEKIPWGNYKAARALIEDIAYKRGIGAILAEGVRFAAEKIGGSSSRWAMHVKGLEISAYDCHAAPAMALSYATSPIGAHHKDAWVISWEVKVGRERYSEEKVDKVIEFQRIRGGFFECATVCRLPWIELGFELEWYPKFLYAATGLEVSWDELYLVADRVHALIRAFWVREYGKNWGREMDFPPTRWFEEPLTKGNLKGAKLDRAKYEVMLNMYYRKRGWDERGIPTKTTLEKLGLKDVTKQLRKRVKLWE
- the proS gene encoding proline--tRNA ligase codes for the protein MSDLGITVKKSEDFSEWYTQVVLKSGLADYAPIKGCMIFRELSYAIWEKIQEIFNEKIKRTGHRNVYFPLFIPESFLKKEAEHFAGFVPEVAWVTIGGDTPLEERLAIRPTSETIIYATYAKWIRSWRDLPIKLNQWCSVVRWETKATKLFLRTREFLWQEGHTAHATKEEADKEVMEILNEYKDLMENYLAIPVLVGKKTESEKFAGALYTTTLEAIMPDGRALQMGTSHNLGQNFSKVFEIKFIGEDEKEHYVWQTSWGISTRVIGALVMVHGDDKGLVLPPKIAPIQVVIIPIPYKDADTNTILAKAKEIYERLLKAGISTVLDDRKEYTPGWKFNDWELKGVPLRIEIGPRDVKQRQVTIARRDTFERHVVKEEKIVDMVQQLLQAVQNNLFNRAKKFLEEMITPVKTYDEFKQVLKEKGGFIKASWCGSQECEEKIKEETSATIRLIPFEREKPFSNCVYCGKEAKEVVYFAKSY
- a CDS encoding 2,3-bisphosphoglycerate-independent phosphoglycerate mutase, with the protein product MVELKVLLIIGDGMADRPLKELGWKTPLEAARKPSMNHMASVGICGIMDIIAPGIPPGSDTATLALLGYSAFEVYSGRGAFEALGSGIDVMEGDVCFRCNFATVDENFVVMDRRAGRISNSDASKLAESLKKVKLSDSSVKFLFANTVQHRAVLVLRGSKLSRAVSDSDPGVAGEKVLEVKPLDDNLEARHTAKILNELMGRFHETLKEHPVNRDRVARGLPPANAILVRGAGTLPKIRRLSEIYGVKAVCVAATSLIRGVCRAAGMQLLTVEGATGTPQTDYIAKAKAAVQALEENDLVLLHVKAPDVASHDGNVKQKVEVIEKIDRMLSYVLNKVDLGETYVALTADHTTSCMTGSHEGDPVPVAIMGPYVRSDDVEEFSERTCAKGGLGRLKGKDLMPILMNFIGKVKKFGA
- a CDS encoding ATP-NAD kinase family protein — translated: MKMGFIVNPIAGMGGRVGLKGTDGVLEEAIARGAKPVSPKRAVEFLQELKESTNGNFIKVITCPGVMGEDEAKEASVGVELLPMKIGAKTTAEDTKRAVELLADAKVDLIVFVGGDGTAKDILDAVEKKRVELPVLGIPSGVKMYSGVFAVNPSDAVEVVLAYARGEAETTEFEVMDADETAIRSDTFAVRLYGFLKGPFLPMRIQGSKQVSPETVDEKENQMAIAKSIVEEMQPNATYILGPGTTVKCIAELLDVPKTVLGVDIYKNGKIVLDVDEKKILESIEDWQNTWIILSPIGRQGILLGRGNQQISPEIIKRVGKSKIIVAATKSKLRDIEGGVLRVDTGDTETDNMLRGYIKVITDYREWRLMPVR